One genomic region from Fictibacillus marinisediminis encodes:
- a CDS encoding alpha/beta hydrolase, producing MKLVSAKPFTFEGGKRAVLLLHGFTGNTIDVRELGRYLNERGYTCHGPLYEGHGDTPEMLVTTRAEQWWEYVVEGYRFLQKQGHEEIAVVGLSLGGVFALKTAYTFPVKALVSMCAPVKPKSAEDLGRHVSLFTQRYKKILGISAEQIEEEWTSLRGQSIQMVESVQAVIEEVGDQIQEITCPALVVQSGKDHPVNLESADLLYNRISSEQKSLIWYENSPHLVTRGPEKEKLHEDVYRFLEELDWEDA from the coding sequence ATGAAATTAGTTTCAGCAAAGCCTTTTACCTTTGAAGGCGGCAAGCGGGCCGTCCTGCTACTGCACGGATTTACAGGAAACACGATAGATGTCCGGGAGCTTGGGCGTTACTTAAACGAGAGAGGCTATACATGTCATGGTCCTTTGTATGAAGGACACGGAGATACGCCTGAAATGCTTGTCACTACACGGGCGGAACAGTGGTGGGAATACGTCGTAGAAGGATATCGCTTTTTACAGAAGCAAGGTCATGAAGAAATTGCAGTTGTCGGCCTCTCCCTCGGCGGAGTGTTTGCGCTGAAAACGGCATACACTTTTCCGGTAAAAGCACTTGTCTCCATGTGTGCGCCGGTGAAGCCGAAAAGCGCAGAAGACTTGGGCCGGCACGTCAGTCTTTTTACTCAAAGATATAAAAAGATCTTGGGAATTTCTGCAGAACAGATTGAGGAAGAGTGGACGAGCCTGAGAGGACAATCAATACAGATGGTTGAATCCGTACAGGCAGTGATTGAAGAAGTCGGGGACCAAATCCAGGAGATTACGTGTCCTGCTCTCGTTGTACAATCGGGTAAGGATCATCCCGTCAATCTGGAGAGTGCGGATCTACTTTATAACCGGATTTCGTCTGAACAAAAATCTCTGATCTGGTATGAAAACTCTCCGCACCTTGTGACGAGGGGACCTGAGAAAGAAAAGCTGCACGAAGACGTATATCGCTTTTTAGAAGAATTGGATTGGGAAGATGCATAA
- a CDS encoding type II toxin-antitoxin system SpoIISA family toxin, with the protein MIWFFRVVVWLIFIGIGAYLIFYWRDEDKAEKKLDAIRKLWYVIYIFGALIYWTGKPHSIFANWTNYLVVLVVFILIDAFIFLSLYLKKIGNNELARITRSVENNQMLLDDLRAKVNNALYILKTEGITAYYGSKENYLYGLKLVLQAYVEKEGHSFTILPFDTPQEKNEALAAYTNASLIQSTLSRAEAYYNQEDNFAFYPFNIEDEIYVIKISSSVKVSDVDGSLIGILLATYDILVQALERSDDV; encoded by the coding sequence TTGATCTGGTTTTTTCGGGTAGTCGTCTGGCTGATTTTTATCGGAATTGGAGCTTATCTTATTTTTTATTGGAGAGATGAAGATAAAGCTGAAAAGAAATTGGATGCGATCCGCAAATTGTGGTACGTCATTTACATATTCGGTGCCTTGATCTATTGGACAGGAAAGCCGCACAGCATCTTTGCAAATTGGACCAACTATCTGGTCGTTCTCGTGGTGTTTATCCTCATTGATGCCTTTATCTTCCTGAGTTTGTACTTGAAAAAAATCGGGAATAATGAACTAGCAAGAATCACACGATCTGTAGAGAACAACCAGATGCTTTTGGATGATCTGCGTGCGAAAGTAAATAATGCCCTATATATCTTGAAAACGGAAGGGATCACGGCGTATTATGGAAGTAAGGAAAACTATCTATATGGACTGAAGCTCGTTCTTCAGGCTTATGTAGAGAAGGAAGGCCATAGCTTTACGATCCTGCCTTTCGATACACCGCAAGAGAAGAACGAAGCACTGGCTGCGTATACGAATGCAAGTCTTATTCAATCTACGCTATCAAGAGCTGAAGCTTACTATAACCAGGAAGACAACTTTGCGTTTTATCCTTTTAATATTGAAGATGAAATTTATGTAATCAAGATTTCATCCTCTGTAAAAGTAAGTGATGTCGATGGTTCTTTGATCGGAATCTTATTGGCCACTTACGATATCCTTGTACAAGCTTTGGAAAGGAGTGATGATGTATGA
- a CDS encoding DUF4440 domain-containing protein, translating into MDDVLKELIYELETRLLQSEVRQSKKELDVLLADDFLEFTSSGRRISKQDCFDGLGVPIMTVSHFEIQLLSDKVVQAIYELNDETNNLKSLRSSLWRENNGVWQMFFHQGTLK; encoded by the coding sequence ATGGATGATGTACTAAAAGAACTCATTTATGAGTTGGAAACTAGATTACTGCAATCTGAAGTGCGCCAATCCAAAAAAGAACTGGATGTATTGCTGGCAGATGATTTTCTGGAGTTCACGAGCTCAGGACGAAGGATCAGCAAACAGGATTGTTTTGATGGCTTGGGCGTGCCGATCATGACGGTCTCTCACTTTGAAATTCAGCTGCTTTCGGATAAAGTGGTTCAGGCGATCTACGAATTGAATGATGAAACCAATAACCTAAAAAGCCTGAGAAGTTCCTTATGGAGAGAAAACAACGGGGTTTGGCAGATGTTTTTCCACCAGGGAACGTTGAAGTAG
- a CDS encoding DNA-binding protein produces MAQNLESDFPPKLAKPAQRALAGAGFTRLEQLVHLNEAELSKLHGMGPKAMEQLRTALEEKGLSFAKK; encoded by the coding sequence TTGGCTCAAAATCTTGAAAGTGATTTTCCGCCCAAATTAGCAAAACCGGCACAGCGTGCACTGGCCGGTGCAGGATTTACCAGACTTGAGCAGCTTGTCCATCTTAATGAAGCTGAACTATCAAAACTTCATGGGATGGGTCCGAAGGCCATGGAACAGCTTCGTACGGCACTTGAGGAAAAAGGACTCTCGTTTGCTAAAAAATAA
- a CDS encoding dienelactone hydrolase family protein: protein MFKIHLHSDTLIIVVHEIYGLNQHMKKVCKFLSQQEFDVICPNVLGRETPFDYYEESLAYEHFMKNVGFEKTSEKVKKLVKENKPNYKKIFITGFSVGATVAWICSKEAGVDGIIGYYGSRIRNYTEVSPQCPVLLFFPEEEKSFAVDELITVLQKKDVEVYKFAGKHGFSDPHTANYNEESANQAFHHLKNFLERSDYVGSKS, encoded by the coding sequence ATGTTCAAAATACATCTTCATTCGGATACCCTTATCATCGTAGTTCACGAAATTTACGGATTGAATCAGCACATGAAAAAGGTTTGTAAGTTCTTATCTCAGCAGGAATTTGATGTCATTTGCCCGAATGTATTGGGACGGGAAACGCCTTTTGATTATTATGAGGAAAGTCTTGCTTATGAGCATTTCATGAAGAACGTAGGATTTGAGAAAACCTCCGAAAAGGTCAAAAAATTAGTAAAGGAAAATAAACCGAACTATAAAAAAATCTTTATCACAGGATTTAGTGTGGGGGCTACTGTCGCCTGGATATGCAGTAAGGAAGCAGGAGTGGACGGTATTATTGGGTACTACGGTTCGCGCATTCGAAACTATACAGAGGTCTCCCCTCAGTGCCCTGTCCTGCTGTTTTTTCCGGAAGAGGAGAAATCCTTTGCTGTGGACGAGCTGATCACGGTGCTTCAGAAAAAGGATGTTGAAGTTTACAAATTTGCCGGAAAGCACGGATTTAGCGATCCTCACACGGCAAATTATAACGAAGAATCAGCAAACCAAGCCTTTCATCATCTGAAGAATTTTTTAGAAAGGAGCGATTATGTTGGCTCAAAATCTTGA